TTTCGGTCTCCAATTCCACATCCAAACCCGACACCGACTGAAATCTGGTGTCATTCGACTCATCACTTACTTCAGAAAAGTCTACTGAGAAGTGGAACCCTACCGGTGGATAATATTCTGCCATAGAACAACCCGTTTAGTTTATTTATTGGTAATAGTAAGCCCTTCATGAGCCAGCTCCATGGTTTCGACAGCCACTTCATTGCCGTCGGCTTTCAGGTCGGTGGATTGCACCTTAACAGGCCATGCATTTTTTACTTCCCAGGTCACGATAGCTTCATGGTTTTCGTTGAGCAGGTTAATGGTAACCGATTCCCTGGGTGCCTTGTTCAATTTGATGGCATTCCACCACTTAAAGAAGTCATTGTCCCCTTTAAAGGTTCCCCTTTTCAGGGTAATGTTGCTGTACTTGATCATTCCGGGCATCTTAACTTTGGAATATTCTTTGCTTGATCCTTCCCGGTATTCGATCAGTTCCGTTTCCACATCGAGACCGGAAACTTCGGTAAAAGCAATCTTTCTGTCTTCACCCCAGTCTACTTCGAAGTGAAATTTTGGTAATGGATATTCTGCCATGATTTCTGAATTTTTTGATTTAACTTTCTATTCATTTGTGATTATTCCTTTTTATTGCTGAAAGGCTTTCAGGAAAATGCCTTTTAACCCGATTGCATGAGGTGCGAAAATTTAAGTACAATGAATTCTGCCGGTCTGGCGACAGCCAACCCGATTTCTACATTCATTCTGCCTTCGAGTATGTCCTGGGCGGTCATGGTTTCTCCGAGTCCAACTGCAACAAAGAAAGCCTGATCGGGTGAGCCTCCTGCCAATGCTCCCTGGCGCCACAGGGTTGTCAGGAAGTTTCTGATCATTGCCCGAACTTTCACCCAGGTATTGGCATCATTGGGTTCGAAAACATAGGCTTCTGTTGCCTTTTGGGTGGATTCTTCCACCATGATAAACAAACGCCGCACGGAGATGTATCTCCATTCGTTGCTGTTGCCGGCAAGGGT
The DNA window shown above is from Bacteroidales bacterium and carries:
- a CDS encoding phage tail protein, whose product is MAEYPLPKFHFEVDWGEDRKIAFTEVSGLDVETELIEYREGSSKEYSKVKMPGMIKYSNITLKRGTFKGDNDFFKWWNAIKLNKAPRESVTINLLNENHEAIVTWEVKNAWPVKVQSTDLKADGNEVAVETMELAHEGLTITNK